The Nitrospinota bacterium genome includes a region encoding these proteins:
- a CDS encoding tetratricopeptide repeat protein, with product MDFKVGDRIGGRYEVHRICGGAGRSGMGIVYVCFDHKGGGAVALKTYQQGFFHDKALFESFKRGALAWIHLDRHPYIVQAMGVFNIADRLYIGLEYIAPDSEGRNTLTHHLKGRIPPEKILRWGVQFCDGMEHARLKQITPHRDIKPDNLMITSAGNLKVSDFDLAGLGSLSAQPFPAGNVSSSAPGLSFIKAGEGKFVVGTPPWMAPEQFDGETDARSDIYSFGVTLYQMSAQGRLPVTAVDGDWAKAHRDQSPERLKTLLWPLIERCLAKDPAQRFGGREPEKGFIELRLAFADMWEREMRNMPVPSPPEGRVFQAGDHSDKGVSLAQMGMHDHALREYKKALELDPNCVLAYLNAGISLWRKKNYTEAAKAYIKAVKLDPNLAEGYCNYGQALKSMGNAVEAEKAFRKAIKLKPGLSSAYEGLGIILSESGRGPEAVALLAQALEKDTSNPSHHYNLGVCHERAGRFDEALKLFEKAVELSPDNAGYLYGLGNGYRFKGDMARAVEMWLRAAEIDPKHALVRYNLGIAYERAGNIEAGFQWYRQAIALDPQFADPYYNYALILANQNLYGDSAGAFENFAKYALPAMAEHVEKARGYIPQLKKSEADYLELMKTGPGALYNRGIAYMNLGLLVPAREHIDKALKMRPGYPNALCGLGILHERNGDYNAAADCYWQSLTSDPSYVIAWNNYGWANYNLGALKKAREAYERYIKSAPAEQAEWIAAAKAVLAEIEQKMGGGPAPSGGDFVDQFNKGMAFIKAMEYGKAAEAFWKAHRLKPSDSGTRFNLGHVLLMDGQYAEALNVFGALAAEMPGDVEVRYKVGMAKMKLNMLEEAVVEFRGAIKIDPKFGSTYYSLGWTLDTLGRAREACEAYRVFLANAGPNDARNVEPVRQRLEYLEKGLK from the coding sequence GTGGATTTCAAGGTTGGGGACCGCATCGGCGGGCGTTACGAGGTGCACCGGATTTGCGGCGGGGCCGGCAGATCGGGCATGGGGATCGTTTATGTCTGTTTCGACCACAAGGGGGGCGGGGCTGTGGCCCTGAAGACCTACCAGCAAGGCTTTTTCCACGACAAGGCCCTTTTCGAAAGTTTCAAGCGCGGCGCCCTTGCGTGGATACATCTGGACCGCCATCCGTACATCGTGCAGGCCATGGGGGTATTCAACATCGCCGACAGGCTTTACATCGGCCTCGAATACATCGCGCCCGATTCCGAGGGGAGGAACACGCTGACCCATCATCTCAAAGGGCGCATCCCGCCCGAGAAGATTTTACGCTGGGGCGTGCAGTTCTGCGACGGCATGGAGCACGCGCGCCTGAAGCAGATCACCCCCCATCGCGACATCAAGCCTGACAACCTGATGATAACCTCCGCCGGAAACCTGAAGGTAAGCGATTTTGACCTGGCCGGGCTTGGCTCCCTTTCCGCCCAACCCTTCCCCGCCGGGAATGTTTCATCGTCCGCCCCGGGGCTTTCTTTTATCAAGGCGGGGGAGGGAAAATTCGTTGTCGGCACTCCGCCGTGGATGGCGCCCGAGCAGTTCGATGGGGAGACGGACGCGCGAAGCGACATATACAGCTTCGGCGTGACGCTATACCAGATGTCCGCCCAGGGGCGGCTTCCGGTGACTGCGGTGGACGGGGACTGGGCGAAGGCCCATCGCGATCAGTCCCCGGAGAGGCTTAAGACATTGCTTTGGCCGCTGATAGAAAGATGCCTGGCCAAGGACCCGGCGCAAAGATTCGGCGGCCGGGAGCCTGAGAAGGGGTTCATCGAACTGCGTCTGGCGTTCGCGGACATGTGGGAGCGTGAAATGCGGAACATGCCTGTCCCCAGCCCTCCGGAGGGGCGCGTTTTTCAGGCCGGCGACCATAGCGACAAAGGGGTGTCCCTGGCCCAGATGGGGATGCACGACCATGCCCTGCGAGAATACAAAAAGGCGCTGGAGCTCGACCCCAACTGTGTGCTTGCGTACCTTAACGCCGGGATTTCGCTGTGGCGCAAGAAGAACTACACCGAAGCTGCCAAGGCGTATATCAAGGCCGTCAAGCTCGACCCCAACCTGGCGGAAGGATACTGCAATTACGGCCAGGCGCTCAAAAGCATGGGGAACGCGGTGGAGGCGGAGAAGGCGTTCCGCAAGGCGATAAAGCTCAAACCGGGGCTCTCCTCCGCATACGAGGGGCTTGGGATCATTCTGTCCGAAAGCGGCAGGGGGCCCGAGGCGGTGGCCCTGCTGGCCCAGGCTCTTGAAAAAGATACATCCAATCCCAGCCACCATTACAACCTGGGAGTGTGCCATGAAAGGGCCGGGCGGTTTGACGAGGCGTTAAAACTGTTTGAAAAAGCGGTGGAGCTAAGCCCGGACAACGCCGGTTACCTTTACGGCCTGGGCAACGGCTACAGATTCAAAGGCGACATGGCAAGGGCGGTGGAGATGTGGCTGCGCGCAGCCGAAATAGACCCCAAACACGCGCTTGTGCGCTACAACCTTGGCATCGCGTATGAGCGGGCGGGGAACATCGAGGCGGGCTTCCAGTGGTACCGGCAGGCCATCGCCCTTGATCCGCAATTCGCCGACCCCTATTACAACTATGCGCTGATACTTGCCAACCAGAACCTGTACGGCGACTCTGCCGGCGCTTTCGAAAACTTCGCGAAATACGCCCTTCCCGCCATGGCGGAACATGTGGAGAAAGCCAGGGGCTACATTCCCCAGCTTAAAAAAAGCGAGGCCGATTACCTGGAATTGATGAAGACCGGGCCGGGAGCCCTGTACAACCGGGGGATCGCCTATATGAACCTGGGGCTTCTTGTCCCGGCCCGCGAGCATATAGACAAGGCCTTGAAGATGCGCCCGGGATACCCGAACGCCCTTTGCGGGCTCGGGATACTTCATGAAAGGAACGGCGATTACAACGCCGCAGCCGACTGCTATTGGCAATCGCTGACCAGCGATCCGTCATACGTGATCGCCTGGAACAACTACGGCTGGGCCAACTATAACCTTGGAGCCCTGAAAAAGGCGCGCGAGGCGTATGAACGGTATATAAAGTCCGCCCCCGCCGAACAGGCGGAATGGATTGCCGCCGCGAAGGCTGTGCTGGCGGAGATAGAACAGAAAATGGGGGGCGGCCCGGCGCCTTCAGGCGGCGACTTCGTGGACCAGTTCAACAAGGGGATGGCGTTCATCAAGGCGATGGAGTACGGCAAAGCGGCGGAAGCTTTCTGGAAGGCGCACAGGCTAAAACCGTCCGACTCGGGCACAAGGTTCAACCTGGGGCATGTGCTTTTGATGGACGGCCAGTACGCCGAGGCGCTCAATGTGTTCGGCGCGCTTGCGGCCGAAATGCCGGGCGACGTGGAGGTGCGCTACAAGGTCGGCATGGCGAAAATGAAGCTGAACATGCTCGAAGAAGCGGTGGTGGAGTTCCGCGGCGCCATCAAGATAGACCCGAAGTTCGGCTCAACGTACTACTCCCTGGGCTGGACCCTGGACACCCTTGGCAGGGCAAGGGAGGCGTGCGAGGCGTACAGGGTGTTTCTCGCCAACGCCGGCCCGAACGACGCAAGAAACGTTGAGCCTGTTCGCCAGAGGCTCGAATATCTGGAAAAGGGGCTTAAATAG
- a CDS encoding ATP-dependent Clp protease ATP-binding subunit gives MKKSPYSPGLLAAWRISAGETVAGKIPKIGVIQFLCGLLKLKDAIPYIESSVSFSLADMTIMKEEARVLEDIFSRVGLDPAATRRGLREAVGIGGYEWKDDAPVHRSSSLKAVFERAAYISNGFNSDWVKAPHMLEAIFEDPPPQVKELLSGRKIKTQEVERLAEQANAAAHAPSPATAGAQIPSQKNTAPEFSVDALSGSLTQFGRDLTALAAQGKLGPVIGRRDEMLRLARVLCRKTKSNPALVGEAGVGKTAIVEGLAARIAQKKVAEELWGHRIVEIRMGQLVAGTKYRGDFEERLNRIVAEAEADPKLILFLDELHTLVGAGDGGSGGLDAGAILKPALARGTIRCIGATTFDEYQKHIAADKALARRFIPVRVEEPSEAETLELLRGLKASFEQHHGAVIEEGALDAAVRLSMRYIRDRRLPDKAIDLIDEACALVKVDTLSHHPGSPSGATGGKKAFEHVTAEIVAQAVRELTGIEPAELAGAGPAQLYLRLADKLREKIAGQDRAIAKVTQRLRMGAAGLRDENRPVAVFLFPGPTGVGKTCMAKLISEEVFGDTGGMIRLDMSEFGEKHNVARLIGAPPGYLGHGQEGQLTGALKKRPYSLVLLDEIEKAHPDVWDIFLQLFDAGRLTDGNGETVDATHAIFVMTSNIGAERLKERAVGFGADKIRDEAGEYLKALESAFRPEFLNRIDEVVVFEPLNRERARIIAKMALDEISEKLAKRSLSLQIGEGVVDKLVTEGFSEAYGARNMRRTVENLVAKPLGDMLLAGASGGKTITLAIEGDRLKIVR, from the coding sequence GTGAAAAAATCCCCTTATTCTCCCGGCCTGCTGGCCGCATGGCGGATATCGGCGGGCGAAACTGTTGCGGGGAAAATTCCCAAAATCGGCGTCATCCAGTTTCTTTGCGGGCTTTTAAAACTTAAGGACGCGATCCCGTATATAGAAAGCAGCGTAAGTTTTTCATTGGCCGACATGACCATCATGAAGGAGGAAGCGCGCGTCCTGGAAGATATCTTCAGCCGGGTAGGGCTTGATCCCGCCGCCACCCGGCGCGGACTGCGCGAAGCGGTGGGGATCGGGGGTTACGAATGGAAAGACGACGCGCCGGTGCACAGGAGCTCTTCGCTGAAAGCCGTTTTCGAGCGCGCGGCTTATATCTCCAACGGATTTAACTCCGATTGGGTGAAGGCGCCGCATATGCTCGAGGCCATTTTCGAGGATCCGCCGCCGCAGGTCAAAGAGCTTCTGTCCGGACGCAAAATCAAAACGCAGGAGGTGGAACGGCTGGCAGAGCAGGCCAACGCGGCGGCGCATGCCCCATCCCCGGCCACCGCTGGCGCGCAAATCCCTTCGCAAAAAAATACGGCTCCGGAATTTTCCGTTGACGCACTCTCAGGATCGCTAACGCAGTTCGGGCGGGACCTGACGGCGCTGGCGGCGCAGGGGAAATTGGGACCGGTCATCGGCAGGCGCGATGAAATGCTCCGGCTGGCCCGGGTGCTTTGCCGGAAGACAAAGTCCAATCCGGCGTTAGTGGGCGAGGCTGGCGTGGGGAAGACCGCGATTGTGGAGGGGCTTGCGGCGCGGATCGCTCAAAAAAAAGTGGCGGAAGAATTGTGGGGCCACCGGATAGTCGAAATCCGGATGGGGCAGCTTGTGGCGGGGACGAAATACCGGGGGGATTTCGAGGAGCGGTTAAACCGGATCGTGGCGGAAGCGGAGGCGGACCCAAAGCTCATATTGTTCCTTGACGAACTGCACACCCTTGTCGGGGCTGGTGATGGCGGAAGTGGCGGACTGGACGCTGGAGCGATCTTAAAACCGGCCCTGGCGCGTGGGACGATCCGCTGCATCGGCGCCACCACCTTCGACGAATACCAAAAACACATCGCCGCCGACAAGGCGCTGGCCCGCAGGTTCATCCCCGTGCGCGTCGAAGAGCCTTCCGAGGCGGAAACGCTCGAATTGCTGCGCGGGCTGAAGGCCAGCTTTGAACAACATCACGGCGCGGTGATAGAGGAGGGGGCGCTGGATGCGGCGGTGCGGCTTTCCATGCGGTACATACGGGACAGACGGTTGCCGGACAAGGCGATAGACCTGATAGACGAAGCGTGCGCGCTGGTGAAGGTGGATACGCTCAGCCACCATCCCGGCTCCCCGTCCGGCGCAACGGGGGGCAAAAAGGCGTTCGAACATGTGACGGCGGAGATTGTGGCCCAAGCCGTTCGCGAACTTACCGGAATCGAGCCCGCCGAACTGGCCGGGGCCGGCCCGGCCCAGCTCTATTTGCGGCTTGCGGACAAATTGCGCGAAAAGATCGCCGGGCAGGATCGCGCTATCGCAAAGGTGACACAACGGCTGCGGATGGGGGCGGCGGGGCTGCGCGACGAGAACAGGCCTGTGGCGGTGTTCCTTTTTCCCGGCCCCACTGGTGTGGGCAAGACGTGCATGGCTAAACTTATATCCGAGGAGGTGTTCGGCGATACCGGCGGCATGATCCGGCTGGACATGTCCGAGTTTGGCGAGAAGCACAATGTTGCGCGGCTTATCGGGGCTCCCCCGGGATACCTGGGGCACGGCCAGGAGGGGCAATTGACCGGCGCGTTGAAAAAACGCCCTTATTCACTGGTGCTGCTCGACGAAATTGAAAAGGCGCATCCGGACGTGTGGGACATATTCCTGCAACTGTTCGACGCCGGGCGGCTGACGGACGGGAACGGGGAGACGGTGGACGCCACCCACGCAATCTTCGTGATGACCTCCAACATCGGGGCGGAACGTTTGAAAGAACGGGCCGTCGGTTTCGGCGCGGACAAAATACGGGACGAGGCCGGGGAGTATTTGAAGGCGCTGGAATCGGCCTTCCGGCCCGAGTTTTTGAACCGGATAGACGAAGTGGTGGTCTTTGAGCCTTTGAACAGGGAACGCGCGCGGATTATCGCAAAAATGGCGCTGGACGAAATATCGGAAAAACTCGCCAAACGTTCCCTCTCCCTTCAAATCGGCGAAGGGGTGGTGGACAAGCTTGTCACCGAAGGATTCAGCGAAGCCTATGGCGCCAGGAACATGCGCCGGACGGTGGAAAATCTCGTGGCCAAACCGCTTGGCGATATGCTTCTGGCGGGCGCCTCCGGGGGCAAAACAATCACCCTGGCCATAGAGGGGGACCGGCTGAAGATCGTGAGATAA
- a CDS encoding response regulator, translating into MAQDITEIKLAEKELRAAKDEAEAATRLKDKFVSLVAHDLKSPLASIIGLLGLLGRDEASKLSGKDAEILRHVNSSGGRMVKMISELLDISRLQTGKIKPERKFIDANVEVSYVLGKVGSLAEGKGVKIMNEVPPGMRLYTDFELFGEVIQNLVTNAVKFSRKGDTVRIFTPEGRECSIAVADNGTGINKAMLPVLFRHDEKTSTPGTDGEMGTGFGLPLSHDIMKALGGSLTAESEEGKGSVFYADLPMVRPRVLIVDDEAAIRMVLRLLLSRIYVDTMEAENANQALSILEKEQVHLLIFDVMMPGMDGFEMLKRIKGMPHLKDIPVIMITADTDTKKRETAFRLGADDFVNKPLTPEDLIPRVKRFLA; encoded by the coding sequence GTGGCGCAGGATATAACGGAGATCAAGCTGGCCGAAAAGGAGCTGCGCGCCGCCAAGGACGAGGCCGAAGCCGCCACCCGGCTGAAGGACAAGTTCGTGTCGCTGGTGGCCCATGATCTCAAATCCCCGCTGGCTAGTATAATCGGCCTTCTGGGTCTTTTGGGGAGGGATGAGGCGAGCAAGCTTTCCGGGAAGGACGCTGAAATACTCCGCCATGTGAACAGCAGCGGCGGCAGGATGGTGAAAATGATCAGTGAGCTTCTCGACATCAGCAGGCTCCAGACCGGCAAGATAAAGCCGGAGCGAAAGTTCATCGACGCGAACGTGGAAGTGTCCTATGTCCTTGGCAAGGTAGGATCGCTGGCGGAGGGAAAAGGGGTCAAGATCATGAACGAAGTCCCGCCGGGGATGAGGCTTTACACGGATTTTGAGCTTTTCGGCGAGGTCATACAGAACCTTGTCACCAACGCCGTGAAGTTTTCCCGCAAAGGGGACACGGTCAGGATTTTCACGCCGGAAGGGCGGGAGTGCTCCATCGCCGTGGCCGACAATGGAACCGGGATTAATAAAGCCATGCTGCCGGTCTTGTTCCGCCACGACGAGAAGACCTCCACACCGGGGACGGATGGGGAAATGGGCACCGGATTCGGCTTGCCTTTAAGCCACGACATAATGAAAGCGCTGGGCGGCAGCCTGACAGCGGAATCAGAAGAAGGGAAAGGGAGCGTGTTTTACGCGGACCTGCCAATGGTAAGGCCGAGGGTGCTTATCGTGGACGACGAGGCGGCGATCCGCATGGTGCTCAGGCTTCTATTAAGCAGGATATATGTGGACACCATGGAAGCGGAAAACGCAAATCAGGCCTTGTCCATATTGGAAAAAGAACAGGTCCATCTTTTGATATTCGACGTGATGATGCCGGGAATGGACGGATTTGAGATGCTAAAGCGGATTAAGGGCATGCCACATCTCAAAGATATCCCGGTGATAATGATCACCGCGGACACCGACACGAAAAAACGCGAGACCGCTTTCAGGCTTGGAGCCGATGATTTCGTGAACAAGCCGCTCACTCCGGAGGATCTGATCCCGCGTGTGAAAAGGTTCCTGGCGTGA
- a CDS encoding PAS domain S-box protein: protein MNHPEGGAPTNIGAPDVKMLVERVRLLYGQAKVALIANLVNPVIVMYVQWDAVAHEILVSWAAALWFVTLYRWGTVLAFRKQDINESNAALWKNRFAAETFVSGLLWGVTGVLFMTGEMVSHQWFTVFVLGGMAAGAVVYLSIVMEIYSLYVVPLIIPAAIKLFTFGDEVHVAAGLLIVVFVAIMWGLATRINRTFTDTLALRFEKNDLIAALIAEKKTANSLNQGLMEEVNERKRAEEAAIESEARFRRIAEASFEGIVISRERKFLDVNTMFTSMFGYSREELQAMTVLELTAPEYRATVVANIASGFDRPYEILGLRKDGSTFPVEVRGKAAYFKGLPARITVLRDLTDRKLAEEAIKRSEERLRVVTSAASDAIIMIDASGKVDFWNPAAEKMFGYTQRETLGVCLSTIIIPEKFRSAHLNGLAAFSEKGDGPVIGKTIEITGLRKNGEEFPLELSIASLKMAEGWKAIGVARDITERKAAELALKESEKRYRTVANYTFDWENWRGPDGKMIYVSPSCQRISGYSSEEFAADPLLEVEIAHPDDRMAINKHFRVMRNLSETSELEYRIITKSGEERWIHHCCMNVYDEQGGWLGRRASNRDITERKKAEERLVEVERNLMEAQKIARIGSWNLDIMKNRLSLSEEMRMIFDVDSEMGEGALAWLFAVYLRHIHPEDKSKVALALDLAISEFNNFDIDFRLVRPDGAVRHVRSYVKIFRGGGRISGAAAGYPGWRRI from the coding sequence ATGAACCATCCGGAAGGCGGAGCTCCCACCAATATTGGCGCACCTGACGTCAAAATGCTCGTCGAGCGGGTGAGACTGCTTTACGGCCAGGCAAAAGTCGCGCTCATAGCCAATTTAGTCAATCCCGTGATTGTAATGTATGTCCAATGGGATGCTGTGGCGCATGAAATCCTGGTGTCATGGGCGGCGGCTTTGTGGTTTGTGACTCTTTACCGGTGGGGGACTGTGCTCGCTTTCCGCAAACAGGATATAAACGAGTCCAACGCAGCGCTCTGGAAAAACAGATTCGCCGCCGAAACGTTCGTTTCCGGCCTCCTTTGGGGGGTGACTGGCGTCCTTTTCATGACCGGAGAAATGGTGTCCCACCAGTGGTTCACAGTGTTCGTGCTTGGCGGTATGGCGGCCGGAGCGGTGGTATATCTTTCCATAGTGATGGAAATCTACAGCCTGTACGTCGTCCCGCTTATCATACCTGCCGCGATCAAACTGTTCACATTCGGCGACGAGGTGCATGTGGCCGCCGGGCTTCTGATCGTGGTATTCGTGGCGATCATGTGGGGACTTGCCACAAGGATAAATAGAACATTCACCGACACCCTGGCCCTCCGTTTTGAAAAAAACGACCTTATCGCGGCGCTCATCGCCGAAAAGAAAACCGCCAACAGCCTAAACCAGGGGCTCATGGAGGAAGTCAACGAGCGCAAGCGCGCGGAGGAAGCGGCCATTGAAAGCGAAGCCCGGTTCCGGCGCATAGCCGAAGCGTCTTTTGAGGGGATAGTGATATCCAGAGAAAGGAAGTTCCTGGATGTAAATACCATGTTCACCTCGATGTTCGGGTACTCACGGGAGGAATTGCAGGCGATGACCGTGTTGGAGCTTACGGCCCCGGAATACAGGGCCACAGTCGTGGCCAACATCGCTTCCGGTTTTGACAGGCCATACGAGATTCTTGGGCTCCGCAAAGACGGGTCCACCTTTCCTGTGGAGGTTCGCGGCAAGGCAGCTTATTTCAAGGGCCTTCCCGCGCGCATCACTGTGTTAAGGGACCTTACGGACAGGAAACTGGCTGAAGAGGCGATAAAGAGGAGCGAGGAACGGCTCCGCGTGGTCACCTCCGCGGCCAGCGACGCGATAATAATGATAGACGCCAGCGGCAAAGTGGATTTCTGGAATCCGGCGGCGGAGAAAATGTTCGGCTACACGCAGCGGGAGACGCTTGGAGTTTGCCTGAGCACGATTATAATCCCGGAAAAGTTCCGGAGCGCCCACCTGAACGGGCTTGCGGCTTTCAGTGAGAAAGGGGATGGGCCGGTCATCGGCAAGACAATCGAGATCACGGGCCTCCGTAAAAATGGGGAGGAGTTTCCCCTGGAGCTTTCCATCGCTTCCCTGAAAATGGCCGAAGGATGGAAAGCAATCGGGGTGGCGCGGGACATAACGGAACGCAAAGCGGCGGAACTTGCTCTCAAGGAAAGCGAGAAACGTTACAGGACCGTGGCGAATTACACCTTCGACTGGGAAAACTGGCGCGGCCCGGACGGAAAAATGATTTATGTGTCCCCTTCGTGCCAGCGCATTTCAGGCTATTCCAGCGAGGAGTTCGCCGCAGATCCTTTGCTGGAAGTGGAGATAGCCCATCCGGACGACAGGATGGCCATCAACAAACATTTCCGCGTCATGCGCAATCTTTCAGAAACCAGCGAACTGGAATACCGCATAATAACAAAAAGCGGCGAGGAACGCTGGATACACCACTGTTGCATGAACGTTTATGATGAACAGGGGGGCTGGCTTGGCCGCCGCGCAAGCAACCGCGACATAACCGAGCGCAAGAAAGCCGAGGAACGCCTTGTGGAAGTGGAGCGCAACCTGATGGAGGCCCAGAAAATAGCCCGCATCGGCAGTTGGAACCTGGACATAATGAAAAACAGGCTTTCACTGTCCGAGGAGATGCGCATGATCTTCGATGTGGATTCCGAAATGGGGGAGGGGGCGCTGGCCTGGCTTTTCGCCGTCTATTTGAGGCATATCCACCCGGAAGACAAGAGCAAGGTCGCCCTTGCGCTGGACCTGGCGATTTCCGAATTCAATAATTTCGACATTGATTTCAGGCTTGTCCGTCCCGATGGAGCGGTAAGGCACGTCCGCTCTTACGTCAAGATTTTCCGGGGCGGCGGCAGGATATCCGGGGCGGCGGCAGGATATCCGGGGTGGCGCAGGATATAA
- a CDS encoding SurA N-terminal domain-containing protein: protein MLNFFREGSKTWISKVVIWFVALTFVASAFLVWSMRETQDGGVAATVAGEVITRRQFSESVKQMEEGLRRQFGGQLDAATLKALNVESVALNSLVGRALQVRAAREAGIIISDEELATVIQSIPDFKVNGVFDRQRYTNYLNRTGVSPAIFEEGFKTDLMVAKLAAMVERSVRVSSLEARNHYMFENQPVAVDFVKINATDMERNLKFTVEDLKKWFEGKKEEFRLPESRSFRALMMEPSAFTSKVTVTEDEISGYYTAHTAEFETPDEVHARHILVSAPANAPAADVEKAEKKIKRAHERVAGGEDFAAVAREMSEDPAGKNGGDLGSFKKGMMVPEFEKVAFAMDKGDISKPFRTQFGFHVVQSLSRTIGRIPPLAEVKGDVERKVRGAKARPAAQAALKALVMEIRPENFASVTDKHPEVKINSYTTPKGRRLPGFSDSTKVTEVVFGLKEKTVSDVVELPEGFLVAMVDAVHPSYVPALEAIGTAVTARYKAEKGIKEAEDTAAKIEKMVNEGKPLADAAKSFGQIVGRTQPYSRANVSSATVKGDGVMMEAFELGDGEARNVQVQGGYAVLKVASRHAVDEKEMAAKLPELQKSLLAKKRERVYAEFVSNLKKKAEADGDIKIHVKVEGKTGA, encoded by the coding sequence ATGCTGAATTTTTTCCGTGAAGGGTCCAAGACCTGGATAAGCAAGGTGGTCATATGGTTCGTGGCGCTCACGTTCGTGGCGTCCGCGTTCCTGGTGTGGAGCATGCGCGAAACGCAGGACGGGGGCGTGGCCGCCACCGTGGCGGGGGAGGTGATAACCCGGCGCCAGTTCAGCGAAAGCGTAAAGCAGATGGAAGAGGGGTTGCGCCGTCAGTTCGGCGGCCAACTGGACGCCGCAACGCTAAAGGCGCTCAACGTGGAGTCCGTGGCGCTAAATTCCCTTGTGGGCCGGGCCTTGCAGGTGCGCGCCGCCAGGGAGGCGGGGATCATCATTTCCGACGAGGAGCTTGCCACGGTCATACAGAGCATACCGGACTTCAAGGTCAACGGGGTGTTCGACAGGCAGCGCTACACGAATTACCTGAACAGGACCGGCGTTTCCCCGGCGATATTTGAGGAAGGGTTCAAGACCGACCTTATGGTGGCCAAGCTTGCCGCCATGGTGGAGAGGAGTGTGCGAGTGTCCAGCCTGGAGGCGCGCAACCATTATATGTTCGAAAACCAGCCGGTGGCCGTGGACTTTGTGAAAATCAACGCGACGGACATGGAGCGCAACCTCAAGTTCACCGTGGAGGACCTGAAGAAGTGGTTTGAAGGGAAAAAAGAGGAGTTCCGCCTGCCGGAGAGCCGCTCTTTCAGGGCGCTTATGATGGAGCCGTCAGCATTCACCTCCAAGGTGACGGTGACCGAGGACGAGATTTCCGGATATTACACCGCCCACACGGCGGAGTTTGAGACCCCGGACGAGGTCCACGCAAGGCATATCCTGGTGTCCGCGCCGGCCAACGCGCCTGCCGCGGATGTGGAGAAGGCGGAGAAAAAGATCAAGCGCGCCCATGAGCGGGTGGCGGGGGGCGAGGATTTCGCCGCCGTCGCCAGGGAGATGTCCGAGGATCCGGCCGGGAAGAACGGCGGGGACCTGGGCTCGTTCAAAAAAGGGATGATGGTCCCGGAGTTTGAGAAAGTGGCGTTCGCCATGGACAAAGGGGACATTTCAAAGCCTTTCCGGACGCAGTTCGGTTTCCACGTTGTCCAGTCGCTTTCCAGGACGATCGGGCGGATACCGCCGCTCGCCGAGGTGAAAGGCGATGTGGAGCGCAAGGTGCGCGGGGCGAAGGCCAGGCCTGCGGCCCAGGCGGCTCTAAAAGCGCTTGTGATGGAGATCAGGCCGGAAAACTTCGCCTCGGTCACCGACAAACATCCTGAAGTGAAGATAAACAGCTATACCACCCCCAAAGGACGGCGCCTGCCCGGATTCTCCGATTCCACGAAAGTCACGGAAGTGGTGTTCGGGCTGAAGGAAAAGACGGTGTCGGACGTGGTGGAACTGCCTGAGGGCTTCCTTGTGGCCATGGTGGACGCTGTCCATCCATCATATGTCCCTGCGCTGGAAGCGATAGGGACCGCGGTGACGGCCAGGTATAAGGCCGAAAAAGGGATAAAGGAAGCGGAAGACACAGCCGCGAAGATCGAAAAGATGGTCAATGAAGGCAAGCCGCTGGCCGATGCGGCAAAATCGTTCGGCCAGATTGTGGGGAGGACCCAGCCTTACTCCAGGGCCAACGTCTCCTCCGCTACCGTCAAGGGGGACGGGGTGATGATGGAAGCCTTCGAACTGGGAGACGGGGAGGCCCGCAACGTCCAGGTGCAGGGGGGCTATGCGGTGCTCAAGGTGGCCTCGCGCCATGCCGTGGACGAAAAGGAGATGGCCGCCAAGTTGCCGGAGCTGCAGAAGAGCCTTTTGGCGAAAAAGCGGGAAAGGGTGTACGCCGAGTTCGTCTCCAACCTCAAGAAGAAAGCGGAAGCGGACGGCGATATCAAGATACATGTGAAAGTGGAAGGGAAAACCGGGGCCTGA